A single region of the Agromyces sp. Leaf222 genome encodes:
- the sufU gene encoding Fe-S cluster assembly sulfur transfer protein SufU yields MSDLSGLYQELILDHSKRRVGDGALADPQASHHELNPTCGDEITLGIRLDASGTTVEALGWEGDGCSISMASASALTELVVGSDTAHVRELIDGFRAMLRSQGAGEPDEDLLGDAIAFHGVSKYVMRVKCAMLSWVALEACLVEAEARS; encoded by the coding sequence ATGAGCGACCTCTCCGGGCTCTACCAGGAGCTGATCCTCGACCACTCGAAGCGTCGCGTCGGCGATGGCGCCCTCGCCGACCCGCAGGCCTCGCATCACGAGCTGAACCCCACCTGCGGCGACGAGATCACGCTCGGCATCCGCCTCGACGCATCCGGCACGACGGTCGAGGCCCTCGGCTGGGAGGGCGACGGATGCAGCATCTCGATGGCCTCGGCGTCGGCGCTCACCGAGCTCGTCGTCGGCTCCGACACGGCGCACGTGCGCGAGCTCATCGACGGATTCCGCGCCATGCTGCGCTCGCAGGGTGCCGGCGAGCCCGATGAAGACCTGCTCGGCGACGCGATCGCCTTCCACGGCGTCTCGAAGTACGTCATGCGCGTGAAGTGCGCGATGCTCTCGTGGGTCGCCCTCGAGGCGTGCCTCGTCGAGGCCGAGGCTCGCTCGTAG